A single genomic interval of Malania oleifera isolate guangnan ecotype guangnan chromosome 13, ASM2987363v1, whole genome shotgun sequence harbors:
- the LOC131146243 gene encoding 1-deoxy-D-xylulose 5-phosphate reductoisomerase, chloroplastic: protein MALNVPAPAEIKAISFFDSTKSIRLPKLRGGFALRRKDFGIALGRRVYCSAQPPPPAWPGRAVPEPGRKSWDGPKPISVVGSTGSIGTQTLDIVAENPEKFRVVALAAGSNVTLLADQVKTFKPQLVAVRNEALVDELKEALADVEHKVEIIPGEQGVIEVARHPDAVTVVTGIVGCAGLKPTVAAIEARKDIALANKETLIAGGPFVLPLAQRHNVKILPADSEHSAIFQCIQGLPEGALRRILLTASGGAFRDWPVDKLKEAKVSDALKHPNWNMGKKITVDSATLFNKGLEVIEAHYLFGAEYDNIEIVIHPQSIIHSMVETQDSSVLAQLGWPDMRLPILYTLSWPDRIYCSEITWPRLDLCKLGSLTFKTPDTVKYPSMDLAYAAGWAGGTMTGVLSAANEKAVEMFIDEKIGYLDIFKVVELTCDKHQAELVHSPSLEEIVHYDLWAREYAASLQLSSGLSPVPV, encoded by the exons ATGGCTCTGAATGTGCCGGCTCCAGCGGAAATCAAGGCCATCTCCTTTTTCGACTCCACCAAGTCTATTCGGCTTCCCAAGCTCCGAG GAGGATTTGCTTTGAGGAGGAAGGATTTCGGAATAGCATTGGGGAGAAGAGTTTATTGTTCAGCGCAACCTCCTCCTCCAGCCTGGCCAGGACGAGCTGTTCCAGAGCCAGGCCGTAAGTCTTGGGATGGCCCAAAGCCTATTTCTGTTGTTGGATCTACTGGCTCCATTGGAACTCAg ACACTGGACATAGTTGCGGAGAATCCAGAAAAATTTAGAGTTGTGGCCCTTGCAGCTGGTTCTAATGTGACTCTGCTTGCAGATCAG GTGAAAACATTCAAACCTCAACTAGTGGCTGTTAGGAATGAAGCACTAGTTGATGAACTGAAAGAAGCTTTGGCTGATGTTGAACACAAGGTGGAGATTATACCTGGAGAGCAAGGAGTCATTGAG GTTGCCCGCCACCCGGATGCAGTCACTGTGGTTACTGGAATTGTAGGTTGTGCCGGTTTAAAG CCAACAGTGGCTGCAATAGAAGCGAGGAAAGACATAGCTTTGGCCAATAAAGAAACTCTGATTGCTGGGGGTCCTTTTGTTCTCCCTCTTGCTCAGAGGCATAACGTAAAAATTCTTCCTGCTGATTCAGAACATTCTGCCATATTCCAG TGTATTCAGGGCTTGCCAGAGGGAGCTCTTCGACGCATTCTTTTAACTGCATCAGGTGGTGCTTTCAG GGATTGGCCTGTCGATAAATTGAAAGAGGCTAAAGTTTCTGACGCATTGAAGCACCCTAACTGGAATATGGGGAAAAAGATTACTGTTGACTCCGCTACTCTTTTCAACAAG GGTTTAGAAGTTATAGAAGCTCATTATCTGTTTGGAGCTGAATATGATAACATTGAGATAGTGATTCATCCACAATCTATCATACATTCAATGGTCGAAACTCag GACTCATCTGTCCTTGCACAGTTGGGCTGGCCTGATATGCGCTTGCCAATCCTCTACACATTGTCATGGCCAGATAGAATCTACTGTTCAGAGATAACTTGGCCCCGTCTTGATCTTTGCAA GCTTGGATCGCTAACATTTAAAACTCCTGACACTGTAAAGTACCCATCCATGGATCTGGCCTATGCAGCTGGATGGGCTGGTGGCACAATGACTGGAGTTCTTAGTGCAGCTAATGAAAAAGCAGTGGAGATGTTCATTGATGAAAA GATTGGCTATCTGGATATATTCAAGGTCGTGGAGCTAACGTGTGATAAGCACCAGGCAGAATTGGTGCACTCACCCTCCCTTGAAGAAATTGTACACTATGACTTGTGGGCACGGGAATATGCTGCTAGCTTGCAACTCTCTTCTGGCCTAAGCCCTGTTCCTGTATGA